The following coding sequences lie in one Corticium candelabrum chromosome 10, ooCorCand1.1, whole genome shotgun sequence genomic window:
- the LOC134185353 gene encoding uncharacterized protein LOC134185353 has translation MKEILLWSATCLLLLCLHDVCAVDCSWDSWSPCSVECGNGTRTRQISQAATIDGQTCTGPLTEICIVTSCMATNLAASFLATVTMNSVYIANNAPSPGLVAELAIDGTSNNAFALCAATALSTNPWLRVDLKKEYFVSSVQAVLYPGKHKSVYVYVGNKLANNGNDNHNLGKIH, from the exons ATGAAGGAAATCTTGCTGTGGTCCGCGACTTGTCttctgcttttgtgtttgcacgACGTGTGCGCAG TGGATTGCAGTTGGGATAGTTGGAGTccatgtagtgttgaatgcggaaatggcaccagaactcggcAGATTAGTCAAGCAGCTACAATTGATGGTCAGACGTGTACAGGACCATTGactgagatctgcatagtcacatctt GTATGGCAACCAATTTAGCTGCTAGTTTCCTAGCAACAGTGACTATGAATTCAGTCTACATCGCCAATAATGCTCCATCACCTGGCTTAGTTGCTGAATTAGCAATAGATGGCACTTCAAACAATGCTTTTGCGTTATGTGCTGCTACAGCTCTATCTACTAATCCTTGGCTTCGTGTTGACTTGAAGAAGGAATACTTTGTTTCAAGTGTTCAAGCTGTTCTTTATCCTGGTAAACATAAAAGTGTCTATGTTTATGTTGGTAACAAGTTAGCAAACAACGGGAATGACAACCACAA tttggggaagatacattaa
- the LOC134185354 gene encoding uncharacterized protein LOC134185354 produces MTFELSKLMMYSSRRNATYKKMKNELSPGQPGFRTLCPTRWTVRADSLACVEANYSVLQNSLEPKSRRLRLVDNISCTLQKKKLSAAESQVAANVTIKVISALRTDEEFDIFWQNVVKKSETVDVSEPRMPRKRKAPNRYEAGIGEGSHPESPKDLYQITYYAAIDRILFSIRYRFDQPGYKIYAHLQNLLTKAASADDYSQDMEVVVRLYEGDIEPARLKSQLEILTAEFQSQQFSEEGTVNKLPLTFSKVKDYLISLGHGRELLSEVVTILRLILVMPATNATSKRSFSAFED; encoded by the exons ATGACTTTTGAGTTATCAAAACTGATGATGTATTCATCGAGAAGAAATGCTACctacaagaaaatgaaaaatgagtTATCACCTGGTCAGCCTGGATTTCGTACCTTGTGTCCAACAAGATGGACGGTGAGAGCAGACTCTTTGGCATGTGTCGAGGCTAACTATTCTGTGCTACAGAATAGCCTGGAGCCAAA AAGTAGGAGACTTAGGTTAGTTGACAACATAAGCTGTACATTGCAAAAGAAGAAACTGTCAGCTGCAGAGAGCCAGGTTGCAGCAAATGTAACAATCAAAGTGATATCTGCATTAAGGACTGATGAAGAGTTTGATATATTCTGGCAAAACGTAGTGAAGAAGTCTGAAACTGTGGATGTAAGCGAGCCTAGGATGCCACGGAAGAGGAAAGCTCCAAACCGGTATGAGGCTGGTATTGGCGAAGGCAGCCATCCCGAATCTCCGAAGGATCTATACCAGATTACCTATTATGCAGCAATAGACAGAATTCTGTTTTCTATTAGATATCGCTTCGATCAACCCGGTTATAAGATCTATGCACACCTTCAGAATTTGCTAACCAAGGCCGCATCCGCAGACGACTACAGTCAAGACATGGAAGTCGTTGTGAGATTGTACGAGGGAGACATCGAACCTGCACGCCTCAAGAGCCAGCTGGAAATTCTTACTGCTGAGTTTCAATCTCAGCAATTTTCTGAAGAGGGAACAGTCAATAAGCTTCCATTGACTTTTAGTAAAGTGAAGGACTATCTAATTAGTCTGGGACATGGAAGAGAACTCTTGAGTGAGGTTGTGACAATATTACGCCTGATTCTAGTTATGCCAGCGACTAACGCCACAAGTAAACGGTCATTTTCCGCTTTCGAAGATTGA
- the LOC134185979 gene encoding receptor-type tyrosine-protein phosphatase F-like, giving the protein MIAGAPTAGQSVGVSFDESSVQELSCTASQYSGLSGDITFGWYRKENGIDSAIALDSRVTTSTNYEGLGKFTGKLKFTSVKRSDRGLIKCSAFNKYGASDMSSAISVDVKYAPEIVKIRPSNPVGVKGQSITLNCSAGGNPSPDYEWRGGKSAKGSTLELTSLEFKDEGTYRCVASNTIEAGAKSSSASVQLIIEGPPQRCVVLSVKSYNDSEVNVKVNCPENGNSSVTVYHIEYQLDDGTSNMLWEEREFSATDSQPFVVVGLSPFTNYSFRATASNRHGYEPGSLAAVNVVSVTTAEGYPGSPNLVSLSGNASAHWFVVSWSPPSPPNGVPRYYFVYYKPIGVRQVRDVDGYKILNATATWANLTMLTPFTQYSVEVAAVNVRSHDGKVLEGQRSTAIVANTSEDAATTAPRSLKYSFISPHTVTVMWSEPETPNGVIRYYIVEYMLSDGTGDKTRVKFVKERMQEIGGLIPSTNYNVTVRAFTVGVGPAASITVMAAAITPTPPQNLRNSSVTSNLIILQWERPISYNGAFQYYTVYNSIGNASYSKSSDIESHENLYVLKGLKPYTEYKVYLTVTNNARSNPESSPSNMITVRTLAASPQTPDKPLASDFASSTSAVVFVPPTVNDENGPIEYVDIIVYEGTTGSNAPSVSSVPRIVGPYEQQGTDNTWYVTARYSYMSYKQNIQGKQFIVGTDSTSGENNEYKNVPLKSDSTYFIYIRVVAMLDNGSGMKETAIGEPLRVLTKAEELPSKGGSSSVLIITVAVTLSVIILVLIITLFVFLKKNYRCARKEMTLEPVRCDSVITNPKVTSGRSKCLETSTEIMTVNSLYTTTGAGSSDESRGYVEVRAVAVDQDRKNEEPLYESMDGESVL; this is encoded by the exons ATTCTGGTCTGAGTGGAGACATTACATTTGGATGGTACAGAAAAGAGAATGGGATTGATTCAGCTATTGCATTAGACTCTCGAGTAACAACTTCAACGAATTATGAAGGTTTGGGCAAATTTACTGGGAAATTGAAATTTACGTCTGTCAAGCGTTCTGATAGAGGATTAATCAAGTGCAGTGCTTTTAACAAGTATGGTGCTAGTGATATGTCTTCAGCTATATCAGTTGATGTCAAAT ATGCTCCTGAAATTGTTAAAATTAGACCATCCAATCCAGTAGGAGTGAAAGGACAGAGTATCACTTTAAACTGTTCTGCTGGTGGTAATCCCTCTCCAGATTATGAATGGAGAGGAGGCAAGAGTGCAAAAGGATCTACTCTTGAACTAACATCACTTGAATTTAAGGATGAAGGGACATACAGATGTGTTGCTAGTAACACTATTGAAGCTGGTGCAAAGTCCAGTAGTGCATCAGTACAGTTGATAATTGAAG GTCCTCCACagagatgtgttgtgttgtcagtcAAAAGCTATAATGACTCTGAagtgaatgtcaaagtcaactGTCCCGAAAATGGAAACTCAAGTGTAACTGTATATCATATAGAATATCAATTGGATGATGGCACCAGCAACATGCTGTGGGAAGAAAGAGAATTCAGTGCTACTGATTCTCAAccgtttgttgttgttggtctcAGTCCATTTACAAATTACAGCTTTAGAGCAACAGCAAGCAACAGGCATGGCTATGAACCTGGAAGTTTGGCAGCCGTTAATGTGGTATCTGTGACTACTGCTGAAGGCT ATCCCGGTTCTCCCAATTTAGTGAGTTTATCAGGAAATGCTTCTGCTCACtggtttgttgtgtcttgGTCACCTCCCAGTCCACCTAATGGTGTTCCTCGCTATTACTTTGTTTACTACAAACCAATTGGTGTTCGTCAAGTGAGAGATGTGGATGGGTACAAGATACTGAATGCAACAGCCACATGGGCCAATTTGACAATGCTCACTCCATTTACACAATATAGTGTTGAGGTGGCAGCAGTGAACGTTCGGTCTCATGATGGTAAGGTGTTGGAAGGACAAAGAAGTACTGCCATTGTTGCCAACACATCAGAAGATG ctGCTACAACTGCACCACGTTCCCTAAAATATTCTTTTATTTCACCACATACAGTCACTGTAATGTGGAGTGAACCTGAAACACCAAATGGAGTTATCAGATATTACATTGTTGAATACATGCTGTCAGATGGGACTGGAGACAAAACACGTGTTAAATTTGTGAAAGAGCGTATGCAAGAGATTGGTGGTCTAATACCGTCAACAAATTATAATGTCACAGTTCGAGCTTTCACAGTTGGTGTTGGACCAGCAGCATCCATTACTGTTATGGCAGCTGCTATAA CACCAACTCCACCTCAGAATTTGAGAAATTCAAGTGTGACATCAAACTTAATTATTCTACAATGGGAGAGGCCTATTAGCTATAATGGTGCTTTTCAGTACTACACT GTTTACAACAGTATTGGTAATGCTTCATACAGCAAGAGTTCCGACATCGAGAGTCATGAAAACCTATACGTCTTGAAGGGCCTCAAACCGTACACCGAGTACAAAGTATATCTGACAGTAACGAATAACGCAAGGTCCAATCCAGAAAGTTCCCCTAGTAACATGATTACAGTACGCACACTGGCAGCTTCTCCTCAGACACCAGACAAACCTTTAGCTAGTGATTTTGCATCATCAACGTCAGCTGTAGTATTTGTACCTCCTACTGTGAATGATGAAAATGGTCCAATAGA GTATGTTGATATTATTGTTTATGAGGGTACCACTGGATCTAATGCTCCTTCGGTATCTAGTGTACCACGTATTGTAGGACCGTATGAGCAACAGGGCACAGACAACACATGGTATGTAACAGCTCGATACAGTTACATGAGTTACAAACAGAACATACAAGGGAAGCAGTTTATCGTTGGAACTGATTCAACGTCTGGTGAAAACAATGAGTACAAAAATGTTCCACTTAAGTCTGATTCGACTTACTTTATATATATTCGTGTGGTTGCAATGTTGGATAATGGAAGTGGG ATGAAAGAAACAGCAATTGGTGAACCACTAA GAGTTTTGACAAAGGCAGAAGAGTTACCATCAAAGGGAGGATCAAGTTCTGTGTTGATCATCACAGTTGCTGTTACACTAAGTGTCATCATTCTTGTGCTAATCATCAcactttttgtttttctgaa GAAGAATTACAGATGTGCTAGAAAAGAGATGACATTGGAGCCTGTCAGATGTGATAGCGTCATTACCAATCCTAAAGTAACATCTGGAAGAAGTAAATGTTTGGAGACAAGCACTGAGATAATGACAGTTAATAGCTTATACACTACTACAG GTGCAGGCAGCAGTGATGAATCACGTGGATATGTAGAGGTTAGAGCtgttgcagttgatcaagacaggAAGAATGAGGAACCATTGTATGAGAGTATGGATGGTGAATCGGTACTTTGA